Part of the Melopsittacus undulatus isolate bMelUnd1 chromosome 7, bMelUnd1.mat.Z, whole genome shotgun sequence genome is shown below.
atttttaaattaagctacttaaaactttttaaaagctattttaaaatctattgtTCCAATATTCTGTAATCTGTACCATTTGTACTCTATGAAATGATATATTGTAGGTTTTTAGGTGATAATAATCTGCAAAATGCAATAGTCAGTGCCCAGGAAGAAACTATTAAAGTATATCACTAtcaaaaacaaagaacaatgGGTTACTGGAAACTAGACTTCAGGGAAATACCTTAATGGCAGAAGCAAAGATATTACCCACTGGTATATAATAACTCCGTAGCAGATGATGGCTTGGGCAGAAAAGGTCTCAGAATTGTAACgttgtaaaaaaataatttgatgattcttcaaaataaaagaacTGCTTTCACTTTTAGAGACTAACTGGAAGGGAAGTATCTCAAGGCAGAAAATGCATAATAAGCCTTCCCATCCActcatttataaaaataataacttcATTTCTTAGCTTGGAAAGGCTATGTAAAAAAGACCATTGAGTTAGAAATATTagtggagaaaaggaaacagtcATCAACTAAACCTAGGGAGAGATTTTACAGCTTAAAACTCAGGGCAGAGGCTTTGTAAATTTACTGAGTTCTGAGGCTGGAGATGAGTTAGTAAGTTGAAATAacgggggtggggaggggaaagggaaggaaggagaagaaggagggaAATAGGGTGAGAATAGTATATACATACACCTTTTGCGTTTGTGCTCTGAAAAGTAATATGACTTCCTTAAGGATTGTGATTTAAATCTGGAAGGAAAAGTACTTGTCTAgtcaaaaaggagaaaagggaggCAGGTGCAGGaagcatatgtgtgtgtgtgtgcacgcgttgtgtgtgtgtgtgtgtatttgaaAGCTGTTGCAGCACTCCAAAGCAAGTGGGTCACCTATAATGAAGTGAAGTAAGCTTTTGATTTTTagcaatggaaaagaaaaaatcctgctgtctttcaattttctttttctttccgTTATCACTTACGTAATGAAGGCTTACTCTGATCAGAAACCTGACTTATGTTCAAGAGAGTCATCGCTGTAAGAACAAATGCATAACTATAGATAAATTCAGACCCGGATGGAAATTACATAAAATGACAAGCCAGAGTAAAAATTGGCCAAGAAAATCGGAGATAGGTTGTTCCAGGTAAACACAGTGAGATGGAAAAAATGTAGACAAGAACAGCTACCCACAAATCCTTTCCAAGGGATAAGGTAATCTGGGAACAAGCAACAAAGCATCTTGCAAACATACTACAAAATATGAATCAAAGAgctaaggaaaaatatttttctaatcaCATCCAGAAACAGATGTTTAATTATCTTAGAAAACAGTCAAAGTGGCACTGAAATAGTCTCACCAACAGTTATTTAGGAAATGGTATGCATTTTATTATAGTTTTATGACAGTTAATATGTCCAGGTTGTCTGTCTCACATTTATTACTCATTAAATATTCTGTATCATTCCAAAGTACAGATTGCCAATATTTCAGGTAATGAAAATGGTACACTGCTTTGGTACACTTGGCAGGATTTCCTATGTGTAACAGATAGAAGAATGttataatatatgtatatacttcTGCCCAATGCAAGAAATACATGCAGCCTTAGAACTATCCTTTGGCACAAAATGCTACTAATCACAACCATGTCAGACTAACTAAAGTAAACTACTACAGCTTTTTCAGCTACACACATCAGCAGGCTTGAAAGCCAGAATTATTTGTTTGATATTATCTTGGGGCACATAAAATCATGGTATTTGGCAGCATGGAATAAGGGACATTAAATCAGCCTTTATGCTGTTGTTAAGAAACCCATACAGGATGGGATTCAAGCAGCAGGACATCATACCCAGCAAATGGCATATGCAATATACTAATTTAAAATGTCTGTTAGAAATGAGAGTGGCATTAAAATCCGTCACAATGTGGAAAAGGTGAAGAGGCATCCAACTGAAACCAAAAACTAGGATTAGCACTGTCAATCTGCAAAAAACTCTCCTAGATCTTGTCTTAATTCTGACAATGGATTGGGATACCGTAATTGTGTTCTGGatctctgtattttcttctggtttcatCTCAAAACAGATAGGTATCCCAGGGATGAATTTACTAGAGGAAGAGAGCTGGCTTTTTTCTGTGCCAGAGCTTTCTGGGATGTCTCTGGAATGTGTATCCTGATGATGCCTTGAAATAGCTGGCATCACACTTGACAGCTTTCTACTGTATCTTCTGTGGTGCTTTCTGCCAAAGGCACATCTCCATCTAGAATGGCCAGAGGGATGCACCTGTGTGCTGGTACTCTTAGAAGGATGAAGAGTCAGGTTTATCATCTCCTTTTCTTCAaacttgttttccttgtttgaCAGCCTAGACCCTATGCTCCTGCAGACACTGGTGTGGCTAGCAGTTAAACATGCCAGTGGCAGTATGTACTGCATGAACAATAAAGCTATGGTAAAGGCAATTCTGTATGAGTCGGAAGGCCATGACTCAATACACAAAAGCCTGTTCTCCAGTGCCTCTAAATTCAGAGTTTTGCTGAGGTCCACAATTTTGTGGAATACTGGCAGAGGGGAGCAAATTGCAAAGCCGAAGGCCCAAATGGTCACTATTAAGGAATAGCCTTGTTTTGCTGTTAAATTGTTGGAAAGGGGATACTTTATCATACGGTACCTGACTGCAGCAATGGATATTAACATCAAAGTTGAAACTAGAACTGAGGCGCACTGGAGGAAGGGCATTACATGGCACATGACAGTGCCAAACATCCATTGGTCAAGCAGGACGGATGTCAGTGTGAAAGGTGAACAAAACAGCACAACCAAGATGTCAGAAAAGGCCAAGTTACCAATGAGAATATTTATTATTGTCTTCTGCTTACGCTTTAGTAGAGCTGTTAATATAAGCAGATTTCCCATAAAGCCAGCCAGACTTATAAGTGTGTACAGCCCAATAAGAAAGTACTGTATGTCGTCAACACTACTCTTATAGTCTTCCCAGGCAGAAAAATTCTTTGTAGTAGCAGAGGTGTTCTTGGTAGGTGTCCTGTTGTTATGGTCTTTCAATCCTAAATCCATTTTACAGCCCTGTTTAGAATGAGAAAGACATTAATTAGCATCTGAAGGAATGATGATACTGCTATCAGAATGTAAAGGATGATAAATTTACCTTGTATCACCTTAATGCAAATAAATTCATTAGTGATGTTATTCTACTGTGAGGCAGATCCTACACAAATTCAGGTCAACACAAATTAGTTTTGTAGGTTTTATCATGGGGAATTGAGCACACCTAAGCCTCCTATGTGGCTGCTTCTGATATGGGACAATGGCACTTTAAGGTTCTGCATTATGACGCTGGCTTTTAACTATGCTTTGCTATAGACCATATTGTCAGCCTTTCCGTGAGGGAGCATTTAGCTGCAAAAGCCATCCATTTAGAGTCAATGAGATTACTCATGTGAATAACAGTTCATTGATATGAGTAAGGAAATTACAATAACCATCTGTACATGTGCCTAATCATTACATGACAGGAAATTATAACGAGAGCACCTGAAAATATATGATATTTTGACATACACTAACATTTACACTAGTATTTCTTAACCTTGGTAGTACAAAACTAGCACAAAATAGGTGAGAGCTTTCAGAAAGGATCAGCTTATAAGGAGATCACTGTCAGTGATCCAAGATGTAATTCCTAGTGCATTGCATACACAAACCATCATCTATTAAGTGTTGAACATATTTTAACTGTTGCTCAAGCATAAGGAAAAACTGCCTACAAAACATCCAGAGTTACTGGACATAATACAGACAGGACTGTTAACTGGAAGCAGACCCCCTGTAGCCATTTGAAAATTCAGGGGACTGCTAATTATTCAGCACAGAAACATCTCACATTAAAACCTAGCTTATCACAAAGTTACTCTGTATACAGAATCATCATTTATTAATCTTGGGttagaagaaacagaaagataatTCAGTTTAAACTCCAATTTACCATAAACACCTGCATGTACTAAGGTTTCAAAGTCAAAATTTCCTGAGTGCCAACATCCTGTACAAAATTGCTTAATGTTTAGAAACCTTAGGAAAGACAAAACAAGAAGATCTAAACAAACACGAAGCATAAATAAGTTAAGCAGAAGGCTAAACCAATCAACTAAAAAAGACAAGGCTCTTCAAGAATGCAGCTATCCTCAGTGAGCTGTATCGTGCTGACTTCTTGAAAGTGCAATAATATCACATGGTTTCCCCTACATGTGCTGATGTGCTCCTTCCTTCACATCACATGTCCATTCCTATTGTCGGATACCAAAGAGAAGCTCAAACCATAAAACCACCTCAGAATATGCACTGACATTGACGGGAAGGTCCCTCAGGTAAGATTAGAaatacttattaaaaataaaaaataaaaaaaaacccaccatgtTTTTGTGTCTTGCAAGTGATATGTTCGGGAGAGGTAAAATGAACTAAACCTTGCAACCTTGCCAATTTCTCGCAATGTTGAGTTATAGTGTTTCACAATAGCTAAAACAGAAGAACTGGCTATGTGAATTTAGATAATCTACATATTACAATTGTGTTCATAACAGCAGGGTGGCattaatgtaaataatttctgttttattttccccagtcTTTAATGAAATGGTGGAAACCTATAGAATAGATAAACAACATTATCTGGCACTGTCCTTGCCTCTACACCAACTTTAAAGGAGAAGGCTAGAGGTTCTGTAAGTGAGATTCTCTCTATATTATCagaagttttcattttggtgGATTTCTTTTTATAGAACTATTAGCTAAAGAAGTAAATGGTCTTTTAACTATGTTAATTTTTCTGAGTTTCTAATAATCATCTGAAATCAGTATGCTCTGCAGACCACAGTGACTTACAAAATCAACTGAAATATCTTTGTGTTCTCTAGATGTGACTCAACACAattttttccctgagaaaaCCACAGCAGGCCACTGCCCTGGATAAAATACATTCTCCTACATGGCTTATGGAATTATGTCCCTGTTACATCATACGTGCatcatttttccctttgttcagCATGGAGGAACAATGGGGTTTGCTATGACTGATGCTTTTGCAGATTTCAGTGTGTCCATGGATCTGAAATCTGCGGAGTCTCTTTTCATTCATGAAAGTAATTTCAATTGCACATTATGTTTCAATATGAAATATTATCTGCCAAATATTTTCAGGATGAGCATTCTATTATCTATTCACTATCACATTCATCTTAGCTGAGAAGTGTGTAGGAAAAACCCTTGCAGATAACTGAAGagttaataatgaaaaagccATTAATGTAATTCTGGacaactttctttttgtttggacaccttccttttccattttatatcTTGCATAGAGTAGAAGAACATTGCTATCTGAGCATCCCATTGCCTGATAGCAGGTTTGAAAATAATCAGGATTTATTtgagaaagtgaaataaaacttaGGAGCTAGATCTGTCCAACTCTTGGTTACCAACCAAGAATAGGGGAAGGAAATCTAGTACCAtcttgtgatttaaaaaaacctcaaaaactCTCACAATGGTCATGACTGAAGG
Proteins encoded:
- the NPY5R gene encoding neuropeptide Y receptor type 5 — protein: MDLGLKDHNNRTPTKNTSATTKNFSAWEDYKSSVDDIQYFLIGLYTLISLAGFMGNLLILTALLKRKQKTIINILIGNLAFSDILVVLFCSPFTLTSVLLDQWMFGTVMCHVMPFLQCASVLVSTLMLISIAAVRYRMIKYPLSNNLTAKQGYSLIVTIWAFGFAICSPLPVFHKIVDLSKTLNLEALENRLLCIESWPSDSYRIAFTIALLFMQYILPLACLTASHTSVCRSIGSRLSNKENKFEEKEMINLTLHPSKSTSTQVHPSGHSRWRCAFGRKHHRRYSRKLSSVMPAISRHHQDTHSRDIPESSGTEKSQLSSSSKFIPGIPICFEMKPEENTEIQNTITVSQSIVRIKTRSRRVFCRLTVLILVFGFSWMPLHLFHIVTDFNATLISNRHFKLVYCICHLLGMMSCCLNPILYGFLNNSIKADLMSLIPCCQIP